Proteins from a single region of Bacteroidetes bacterium SB0662_bin_6:
- a CDS encoding SAM-dependent DNA methyltransferase yields MALKKSQLYSSLWQSCDELRGGMDASQYKDYVLTLLFMKYVSDKPDTLIEVPDGGGFADMARLKGDKEIGDKINKIIGKLAEENALKGVIDQADFNDESKLGKGKEMQDRLSKLVAIFEDLDFRTNRAGGDDLLGDAYEYLMMHFATESGKSKGQFYTPAEVSRIMAKVIGIERAGELREPTVYDPTCGSGSLLIKAYDEAATPKLAIYGQEMDNATWALARMNMVLHGHPTAELWNGNTLAAPYFTNRNDGLKTFDFAVANPPFSAKAWTNGLDPDHDQFRRFEYGIPPPKNGDYAFLLHLIASLNNKGKGAIILPHGVLFRGNKEADIRKKLILHRFIKGVIGLPANLFYGTGIPACILIIDKEHARARAGIFMIDASKGFLKDGNKNRLRAQDIYKIVDVFNKQEELPGYARMVPVSEIADPTNDFNLNIPRYIDSSEPEDLHDLNAHLKGGIPDRDIDALEEYWSVFPSLRQALFAGNGRLGYSDARIEARQVKNTILDHNEFKNYSEKITAVFDVWRETHEPLLKGLALGAKPKDVIRTLSKDLLARFIDLPLLDQYDVYQRLMNYWDEIMQDDVYLIVADGWADAVRPRGIIEDKEKKIKETPDLTVKRKKYKMDLVPPELIVARYFADEQTEIEGLQAMQEAAARELEEFVEEHSGEEGLLAEVLNDKGKVTKTAVAARLKAMRNEPESNEEQLILMRCLTLIEAESKAGKAVKDHQSVLNEWVLARYASLTETAIKLLVVEDKWFAGIRAAIESEVERLTQRLAGRVKELEERYTQTLPELEQEVEAFGMKVEGHLRRMGLKWK; encoded by the coding sequence ATGGCCCTGAAGAAGTCTCAACTTTATTCCTCGCTCTGGCAAAGCTGCGACGAGTTGCGCGGCGGTATGGACGCTTCGCAGTACAAGGACTATGTCCTGACGCTGCTGTTCATGAAGTACGTCTCAGACAAGCCCGACACGCTCATCGAAGTGCCCGACGGCGGCGGCTTCGCCGACATGGCGAGACTCAAAGGCGACAAGGAAATCGGGGATAAGATCAACAAGATCATAGGAAAGCTCGCCGAGGAAAATGCCCTCAAGGGTGTCATTGACCAAGCCGATTTCAACGACGAAAGCAAACTCGGCAAGGGCAAGGAGATGCAGGACCGGCTCTCGAAACTGGTCGCCATATTCGAGGATCTCGATTTTCGCACCAATCGCGCCGGGGGTGACGACCTTTTGGGCGACGCGTACGAGTATCTGATGATGCACTTCGCCACCGAGTCCGGCAAAAGTAAAGGGCAGTTCTATACGCCTGCCGAAGTCTCGCGCATTATGGCGAAGGTCATTGGTATTGAGCGCGCTGGCGAACTGAGGGAACCCACTGTCTACGACCCCACGTGTGGCTCAGGCTCGCTCTTGATCAAGGCGTATGACGAAGCCGCCACGCCGAAACTTGCCATCTACGGTCAGGAGATGGACAATGCTACCTGGGCGCTGGCGCGGATGAACATGGTTCTGCACGGTCATCCGACTGCCGAGTTGTGGAATGGAAACACTTTGGCTGCTCCATACTTCACGAATCGGAACGATGGCCTCAAGACATTCGATTTTGCTGTCGCTAATCCGCCCTTCTCCGCCAAAGCTTGGACGAACGGGCTCGATCCGGACCACGACCAATTCAGGCGCTTCGAATACGGCATTCCCCCACCAAAAAACGGGGACTACGCTTTCCTTCTGCATCTCATCGCATCGCTCAATAACAAGGGCAAGGGCGCGATCATTCTGCCTCATGGCGTATTGTTTCGCGGGAACAAGGAGGCCGATATTCGCAAAAAGCTGATCCTGCACCGCTTCATCAAGGGCGTCATCGGTTTGCCCGCCAACCTGTTTTACGGTACCGGCATACCCGCTTGCATTCTGATTATCGACAAGGAGCATGCCCGTGCCCGCGCCGGCATTTTCATGATTGACGCAAGCAAGGGCTTTCTCAAGGACGGTAACAAGAACCGCCTGCGCGCGCAGGACATCTACAAGATTGTGGATGTGTTCAACAAGCAGGAAGAATTGCCCGGCTATGCCCGTATGGTTCCGGTATCGGAGATTGCCGACCCGACCAACGACTTCAATCTCAATATCCCGCGCTATATCGACTCCAGTGAGCCTGAGGACCTGCACGATCTCAATGCTCACTTGAAAGGCGGCATTCCCGATCGCGATATCGATGCGCTTGAAGAATATTGGAGTGTTTTCCCCTCGCTGCGTCAGGCATTATTTGCGGGCAACGGTCGGTTGGGCTACAGCGATGCCCGAATCGAGGCAAGGCAAGTAAAAAACACGATCCTCGACCACAACGAATTCAAGAACTACAGCGAGAAGATTACGGCTGTCTTCGACGTTTGGCGCGAGACGCACGAACCGCTCCTGAAGGGACTTGCACTGGGAGCCAAGCCTAAGGATGTCATCCGTACCCTGTCGAAAGACCTGCTGGCGCGTTTCATCGATCTGCCGCTGCTCGATCAGTACGATGTCTACCAGCGGTTGATGAACTACTGGGACGAGATCATGCAGGACGATGTGTATCTGATCGTAGCAGATGGTTGGGCCGATGCCGTCAGGCCGCGCGGGATCATTGAGGACAAGGAAAAGAAAATCAAGGAGACGCCGGATCTGACTGTCAAGCGCAAGAAATACAAGATGGATCTGGTTCCTCCGGAATTGATCGTCGCGCGTTACTTTGCCGATGAGCAGACTGAGATCGAGGGGCTACAGGCCATGCAGGAGGCTGCGGCTCGCGAACTGGAGGAATTTGTCGAAGAACACTCAGGGGAGGAAGGCTTGCTGGCAGAGGTGCTTAACGACAAGGGCAAGGTCACTAAAACTGCGGTGGCAGCAAGGCTCAAGGCCATGCGGAACGAGCCGGAGAGTAATGAGGAACAGCTCATACTCATGCGCTGCCTGACATTGATCGAAGCCGAGTCGAAGGCGGGGAAAGCCGTTAAGGACCATCAGAGTGTGCTGAACGAGTGGGTGCTGGCCCGCTATGCCTCGCTTACCGAAACCGCAATCAAGTTGCTGGTCGTAGAGGATAAATGGTTTGCAGGCATCCGGGCTGCTATCGAGAGCGAGGTCGAACGGCTCACACAACGGCTCGCCGGTCGGGTTAAGGAATTGGAGGAACGCTATACTCAGACGCTGCCGGAGTTGGAGCAGGAGGTGGAGGCATTCGGTATGAAAGTCGAGGGGCACTTGAGGCGGATGGGGTTGAAGTGGAAATGA
- a CDS encoding restriction endonuclease subunit S — MGALQNFNKEWCKTTLGKVSTIKNGATPNTQIPRFWNGTIPWCTPTDITRTPGKYLTVTERYITEAGLQSCGASLLPRGSILLCSRATIGEVKIAASEICTNQGFKSLVVPTGTSNEFLYYLLSTLKSQMLGRAAGSTFLEIGKRDLESIAISMPREDEQRAIAEALSDVDGLLAALEALIAKKRAIKQAVMQQLLTGKSRLPGFSGEWERKQLGSALTVRHGRSQRYITGPDGKYPILASGGEIGRTDVSLYDKPSVLIGRKGTIDDPQYVSSPFWTVDTLFYTEIADGMSVKFLYYKFCMIPWRSYNEASGVPSLNSRTIENIEVNLPKSDEQHAIAAVLSDMDAEITALEGRRDKTHAFKQGMMQQLLTGRVRLVQPTYTTEDIVC, encoded by the coding sequence ATGGGTGCCTTACAGAATTTCAACAAAGAGTGGTGCAAAACGACACTGGGTAAAGTGTCTACAATTAAAAATGGAGCTACCCCGAATACGCAAATCCCAAGATTCTGGAACGGAACGATCCCTTGGTGCACGCCAACGGATATAACACGTACGCCAGGAAAGTATCTGACCGTTACAGAACGGTATATCACCGAAGCCGGCTTGCAAAGTTGCGGTGCAAGTCTCTTGCCTCGTGGCTCCATACTGTTATGTAGTCGCGCCACGATCGGTGAGGTGAAAATCGCCGCAAGCGAGATATGCACGAATCAGGGTTTTAAGTCACTCGTAGTACCAACAGGTACCTCGAATGAATTTCTCTATTATCTCCTATCTACCCTGAAGTCACAAATGTTGGGGCGTGCGGCTGGTTCCACATTCCTTGAAATTGGGAAACGGGACCTCGAGTCAATCGCGATCTCAATGCCCAGAGAAGATGAGCAACGCGCCATCGCCGAGGCGTTATCGGATGTGGATGGGTTGCTTGCGGCGTTGGAGGCGTTGATCGCCAAGAAGCGGGCCATTAAGCAGGCCGTCATGCAGCAACTCCTCACTGGGAAGAGCCGCCTGCCGGGGTTTAGTGGGGAGTGGGAGAGGAAGCAGCTCGGAAGTGCCTTAACAGTTAGGCATGGACGAAGCCAACGGTATATAACCGGTCCTGACGGCAAATATCCGATTCTCGCAAGTGGAGGCGAGATAGGTCGTACGGATGTGTCCCTGTACGACAAGCCGTCCGTACTGATTGGGCGAAAGGGTACAATCGACGATCCGCAGTACGTATCCTCACCATTCTGGACAGTTGACACCTTATTCTACACGGAAATCGCCGATGGGATGTCTGTCAAGTTTCTCTATTACAAGTTTTGCATGATTCCTTGGCGAAGTTATAACGAGGCGTCTGGAGTCCCTAGTCTAAATTCTCGTACTATCGAGAATATCGAAGTCAACTTGCCGAAATCGGACGAGCAACACGCCATTGCTGCTGTTCTTTCTGACATGGATGCCGAGATCACTGCACTGGAAGGACGCAGGGATAAGACCCATGCTTTCAAGCAAGGCATGATGCAGCAGCTTCTAACGGGCCGGGTGCGGCTGGTCCAACCAACATACACTACGGAGGACATTGTATGCTGA
- a CDS encoding winged helix-turn-helix transcriptional regulator, whose protein sequence is MPSRDIRYYIPLRIFISSVQKEFAGEREMLADYLCNDPLIRRCVAASLREPEFVASGGFVTTIRRPDYATQLARVQAGVQEGVQAGGQPELQPDREEARRKTRGKTRRKTREKILALIAADSSITIKELANRLEITPKGIEWQIREMKRMGIFERIGPARGGYWKIMETDNE, encoded by the coding sequence ATGCCCTCGCGCGACATCAGATACTATATCCCCCTCCGTATCTTTATCAGCAGCGTACAGAAGGAGTTCGCAGGCGAACGGGAGATGCTTGCCGACTATTTGTGCAATGATCCGTTGATCCGGCGCTGTGTGGCGGCCAGCTTACGGGAACCGGAGTTTGTTGCCAGCGGGGGCTTCGTGACAACGATTCGGCGACCGGATTATGCGACGCAACTGGCAAGGGTCCAAGCCGGGGTCCAGGAAGGGGTGCAAGCAGGTGGGCAGCCAGAGTTGCAGCCAGACCGGGAGGAAGCCAGGAGAAAAACTAGGGGGAAAACTAGGAGGAAAACTAGGGAGAAAATTCTGGCCCTGATTGCAGCTGATTCTTCAATTACTATAAAAGAACTGGCGAACCGACTCGAAATCACGCCCAAGGGAATCGAATGGCAGATTCGTGAGATGAAACGAATGGGTATCTTTGAGCGGATCGGGCCCGCCAGAGGCGGTTATTGGAAAATAATGGAAACGGACAATGAGTAA
- a CDS encoding type I restriction endonuclease subunit R, with translation MSKVGERERLTQQRVIEFFLDALGYAYLGNWEDRAHNRNIEDELLADWLKKRGHSDKIADKAHSELSKAVALGGSKTLYDANREVYGLLRYGVKVQPGVGERNVTVWLIDWENPANNHFAIAEEVTVTHRGTKRPDLVLYVNGIALGVLELKRSIVSVTKGIRQNLDNQKKEFIQPFFATMQLVMAGNETEGLRYGVIETPEKYWLRWKEANAHPDAGDNPLLRELSQLCDKERFLEIMHDFMVFDAGVKKVCRHNQCFGVRAAQTRVKRREGGIIWHTQGSGKSLTMVWLAKWIRENVTDPRVLIITDRTELDEQIEKVFKGVSEDIHRTSSGADLVRVLNTNDEWLMGSLIQKFGTSEEGDVDTFIEEIQSQLPKDFHPKGNIFVFVDECHRTQSGKLHNAMKELLPGAMLIGFTGTPLLKNDKRRSIETFGPYIHTYKYDEAVSDGVVLDLRYEARDIDQNITSQAKIDQWFEAKTRGLTDLARAQLKKRWGTMRSVLSAQDRLEKIVADILLDMETEDRLKSGHGNAMLVSSSIYSACRFFEMFQQRGLAGKCAIVTSYKPAPADIKGEETGEGLTEKLRQYEIYRKMLAAYFNEPEDKAMKKVGQFEKEVKKRFVDEPGQMKLLIVVDKLLTGFDAPPATYLYIDKQMQDHGLFQAICRVNRLDGEDKEYGYIIDYKDLFRSLEKSVKDYTGEAFDGYDAADVEGLLQDRLEQGRKRLDETREAIKALCEPVAPPCDTPAYLHYFCARDSGDAAQLKGNEPKRLSLYKQTAAFLRAYANLANEMRDAGYSEAEAQEIKEEVNHYEKVRQEVKLASGDYIDLKVYEPAMRHLLDTYIRAEESETLSTFDDKTLVQLIVERGEEAVDELPGSIRGNREAIAETIENNVRRLIIDEMAVNPRYYEKMSELLDNLIRQRKQEAIDYKEYLKRIVDMAKDVSKPENRTSYPPGINTSSLRALYDNLANNQSGGGYAAVHEPSSSVRKETAIALDSAIRDVKKADWRGNVMKEREVRHAIRSALNGNDALVDHIFELVKNQPDY, from the coding sequence ATGAGTAAGGTCGGCGAACGAGAACGGCTCACACAGCAGCGAGTAATCGAGTTCTTTCTGGACGCGCTGGGCTATGCCTATCTCGGTAACTGGGAAGACCGTGCTCACAACCGGAACATTGAGGATGAACTGCTCGCCGACTGGCTGAAGAAGCGGGGCCACAGTGACAAGATTGCCGACAAGGCGCACTCCGAATTGAGCAAAGCGGTAGCGCTCGGCGGTAGTAAAACGCTGTACGACGCCAATCGCGAGGTCTACGGCCTACTCCGCTACGGTGTAAAGGTGCAACCGGGTGTGGGCGAGCGGAACGTTACGGTCTGGCTGATCGACTGGGAGAACCCTGCCAACAACCACTTCGCCATCGCCGAGGAAGTAACCGTCACCCACAGGGGTACCAAGCGGCCGGACCTCGTGCTGTATGTCAACGGCATTGCCTTGGGTGTACTCGAGTTGAAGCGTTCGATCGTGTCGGTGACCAAGGGTATTCGCCAGAATCTCGACAACCAGAAAAAAGAATTCATCCAGCCGTTTTTCGCCACCATGCAGCTCGTGATGGCGGGCAACGAAACCGAGGGGCTGCGCTACGGCGTGATCGAAACGCCGGAGAAGTACTGGTTGCGCTGGAAAGAGGCCAATGCCCACCCGGATGCCGGAGACAATCCGTTGCTCCGGGAATTGAGCCAACTCTGCGACAAGGAGCGATTCCTTGAGATCATGCATGATTTTATGGTCTTTGATGCGGGCGTAAAGAAGGTCTGCCGCCACAACCAGTGCTTTGGCGTGCGAGCAGCGCAGACCCGCGTGAAGCGCCGGGAGGGCGGCATCATCTGGCACACCCAGGGCAGCGGCAAGAGTCTGACCATGGTCTGGCTGGCCAAGTGGATTCGCGAGAACGTCACCGACCCCCGGGTATTGATCATCACCGATCGCACCGAACTCGACGAACAGATTGAGAAAGTCTTCAAAGGGGTCAGTGAGGACATCCACCGCACAAGCAGCGGCGCCGATCTGGTGCGCGTACTAAATACCAATGACGAATGGCTGATGGGCTCGCTGATTCAGAAGTTCGGTACATCGGAGGAAGGCGACGTAGACACATTCATCGAAGAAATACAGAGCCAGTTGCCCAAGGACTTCCACCCCAAGGGCAATATCTTCGTCTTTGTAGACGAGTGCCATCGCACCCAGTCCGGCAAGTTGCACAATGCAATGAAGGAGTTGCTTCCGGGCGCCATGCTGATCGGCTTCACAGGGACGCCGCTGCTCAAAAACGACAAGCGGCGAAGCATCGAGACCTTCGGGCCGTACATCCACACCTACAAGTACGACGAAGCGGTCAGCGACGGCGTGGTGCTGGACCTCCGGTACGAAGCGCGCGATATCGACCAGAATATCACGTCGCAGGCAAAGATCGACCAGTGGTTCGAAGCAAAAACGCGGGGACTGACCGATTTGGCGAGAGCGCAACTTAAGAAGCGTTGGGGTACGATGCGGAGCGTGTTGAGTGCACAGGATCGCTTGGAGAAGATCGTAGCCGACATCCTGCTCGACATGGAGACGGAAGACCGGCTGAAAAGCGGTCACGGCAATGCGATGCTCGTTTCCAGCAGCATCTACTCCGCTTGCCGCTTCTTCGAAATGTTTCAGCAGCGTGGTCTGGCGGGCAAGTGTGCTATCGTCACTTCCTACAAACCGGCCCCGGCCGACATCAAGGGCGAGGAAACGGGCGAGGGACTCACCGAAAAGCTGCGCCAGTACGAAATCTACCGCAAGATGCTCGCGGCGTATTTCAACGAGCCGGAAGACAAGGCGATGAAAAAGGTCGGGCAGTTTGAAAAGGAGGTAAAGAAGCGTTTCGTTGACGAACCGGGTCAAATGAAACTGCTGATTGTGGTGGACAAGTTACTCACAGGCTTCGACGCTCCGCCTGCAACGTACCTTTACATCGACAAGCAGATGCAGGATCACGGCTTGTTCCAGGCGATTTGCCGGGTCAACCGTCTCGACGGCGAGGACAAGGAATACGGCTACATCATCGACTACAAGGACTTGTTTCGCTCGCTGGAAAAATCCGTCAAGGACTATACCGGCGAGGCGTTCGACGGCTACGACGCCGCCGACGTAGAAGGTCTGTTGCAGGACCGCCTGGAGCAAGGCCGGAAGCGTCTTGACGAAACGCGCGAGGCCATCAAGGCGCTCTGCGAACCGGTTGCGCCGCCATGCGATACCCCGGCGTATCTGCATTACTTCTGCGCCCGCGATAGCGGCGACGCCGCGCAACTTAAAGGCAACGAACCGAAGCGGTTGTCTCTTTACAAACAAACGGCGGCATTTCTCCGGGCCTACGCCAATCTGGCCAACGAGATGCGCGACGCCGGCTATTCCGAGGCCGAGGCGCAAGAGATCAAAGAAGAGGTAAACCATTACGAGAAAGTACGTCAGGAGGTCAAACTGGCCAGCGGCGACTACATCGACCTGAAGGTCTACGAGCCCGCCATGCGACACCTGCTTGACACATACATCCGGGCGGAAGAAAGCGAGACGCTTTCAACGTTCGACGACAAGACGCTCGTCCAATTGATCGTCGAGCGCGGAGAGGAAGCGGTCGATGAGTTGCCCGGAAGCATCCGGGGGAATCGCGAAGCGATCGCCGAGACGATCGAAAACAATGTCCGACGGTTGATCATCGATGAAATGGCGGTCAATCCCAGATACTACGAGAAGATGTCGGAACTGCTGGACAACCTGATCCGGCAGCGTAAGCAGGAAGCCATCGACTACAAGGAGTATCTCAAGCGAATTGTCGATATGGCGAAGGATGTCAGCAAGCCGGAGAACCGGACTTCGTATCCCCCCGGTATCAATACGTCTTCATTGAGAGCTCTGTACGATAACTTGGCTAATAACCAATCCGGAGGAGGATATGCAGCGGTACACGAGCCATCTTCATCCGTTAGAAAGGAAACCGCGATTGCTCTGGACAGCGCGATCCGCGACGTTAAAAAGGCCGACTGGCGGGGAAACGTAATGAAAGAACGAGAAGTCCGGCACGCCATCAGGTCGGCGCTCAACGGCAACGACGCTCTCGTAGACCACATATTCGAACTCGTAAAGAATCAGCCGGATTACTGA
- a CDS encoding M48 family metallopeptidase: MNIRGTTVEIVRKDIKNLHVGVYPPNGRVRVAAPLYLDDDAVRLAVISRLGWIRRKQADFEQQHRQSRREFVTGESHYFQGRRYRLDVTEHNSLPTVRLLNNTTMGLSVRPGTDRDMREAVLYRWYRRELRDQLSALVAKWEPRVGVTVADVRIRKMKTLWGSCNIEAGRIWLNLELVKKPASCLEYVFVHEMVHLIERKHNARFQALMDRFMPQWRMHRDELNRAPLAHADWRY, translated from the coding sequence ATCAACATACGAGGAACGACGGTTGAAATCGTCCGCAAGGACATCAAGAACCTTCATGTGGGCGTATATCCGCCGAACGGCCGGGTTCGGGTGGCGGCCCCGCTGTATCTGGATGACGACGCCGTAAGACTGGCTGTCATCTCGCGACTCGGATGGATTCGTAGAAAACAAGCGGATTTCGAGCAGCAACACCGCCAGTCCCGGCGGGAATTCGTGACCGGCGAAAGCCATTACTTCCAGGGGCGTCGCTACCGGCTCGACGTAACCGAGCACAATAGCCTGCCAACGGTTCGCCTGCTCAATAACACGACGATGGGGTTAAGCGTTCGCCCGGGAACCGACCGGGATATGCGGGAGGCCGTGCTGTACCGATGGTATCGCCGCGAACTCCGCGATCAGTTATCGGCGCTTGTCGCCAAGTGGGAGCCGCGAGTCGGCGTCACCGTCGCTGACGTGCGTATCAGGAAAATGAAAACGCTTTGGGGATCGTGCAATATCGAAGCGGGACGCATCTGGCTGAATCTCGAACTGGTCAAGAAGCCGGCGTCATGTCTGGAATATGTGTTCGTGCACGAAATGGTCCATTTGATAGAACGTAAACACAATGCCCGGTTTCAAGCATTGATGGACCGGTTCATGCCCCAGTGGCGCATGCATAGGGACGAACTCAACCGGGCGCCTCTCGCGCACGCGGACTGGCGTTACTGA
- the rsmI gene encoding 16S rRNA (cytidine(1402)-2'-O)-methyltransferase, producing the protein MLYLVPTPIGNLEDITLRALRILKEVDLIACEDTRTSGILLARYEIRTPTVSYHEHNERHRAPELVERMQAGQRIALISDAGSPGISDPGFYLVRACRQHDIPVEALPGATAIIPALTVSALPAERFVFEGFLPAKKGRRSRLEALRDEPRTMVFYESPHRAAATMNQFAEIFGPDRPAAVAREMTKKFEEVRRGTVRELAAFLDEKSRVRGEIVLVVAGAGVTMEVWR; encoded by the coding sequence ATGCTGTATCTCGTCCCCACGCCGATCGGCAACCTCGAAGACATTACGCTCCGCGCCCTCCGTATTCTGAAGGAAGTGGATCTGATCGCCTGCGAGGACACGCGCACCTCGGGCATACTTCTTGCCCGCTACGAGATTCGCACGCCCACCGTCAGCTACCATGAACACAACGAGCGGCACCGGGCGCCGGAGCTCGTCGAACGCATGCAGGCGGGGCAACGCATCGCCCTGATAAGCGACGCGGGATCGCCGGGAATTTCAGATCCGGGATTCTATCTGGTGCGGGCATGCAGGCAACACGATATCCCCGTGGAAGCACTGCCCGGGGCTACTGCTATCATCCCTGCGCTCACCGTCTCGGCGCTGCCCGCGGAGCGCTTCGTTTTCGAAGGCTTCCTGCCCGCAAAAAAGGGGCGCCGCTCCCGGCTCGAAGCACTCCGGGACGAACCGCGAACCATGGTGTTTTACGAATCGCCGCACCGGGCCGCCGCCACGATGAACCAGTTTGCAGAGATCTTCGGACCCGATCGTCCGGCAGCGGTCGCGCGGGAAATGACCAAAAAATTCGAAGAAGTCCGGCGGGGAACGGTAAGGGAACTGGCGGCTTTTCTCGACGAAAAATCCAGGGTCCGGGGGGAGATTGTGCTGGTTGTGGCGGGAGCCGGGGTTACGATGGAGGTGTGGAGGTGA
- a CDS encoding YjgP/YjgQ family permease, with amino-acid sequence MKRLHGLILRMLPGRVLGWLGTLMFLLVMQFLIKYLPDLAGKGLPLGVLLELIAYNLAYMVVLAVPMSLLIGTMMTFGRIAESRAWVVIKASGVSPVRLIWPTLLIGVFVATGMTYFNNRVLPEANFRARNLWYDIRKKRPDFELRPGMFYEGVRDYSILVQHVAAGSGTLEDILIYDYTDNAQAVIKAREGRLLPLPDRPELALTLFDGEIHRMPEGQQFYRSEERYERLTFDRYRMTLDASEFAFERSEESRTNRSDRTMPTRDMIGFVDSLQQSVDSSLVRLAAYFKPGSFGSNAPETRMPGTREPFLAALPTEETGIAASAGRAPPSDEQILTRAIEDARNIRMVMDDTQRGIAWELQRADRFLVEIHKKYSIAIACLIFMLIGAPLGLSTRRSGLSSAGIPAAGIFLFYWVTLVQGEKLADRGFLEPWIGMWIANLVMIAAGLWLMVYVTLDLRATPPLRTRLLRLLQRHKS; translated from the coding sequence ATGAAACGGCTTCACGGACTCATTCTGCGTATGCTCCCGGGACGCGTTCTCGGATGGTTGGGAACGCTCATGTTCCTGCTGGTGATGCAGTTTCTGATCAAGTATCTACCCGATCTGGCGGGTAAGGGGCTGCCTCTTGGGGTCCTGCTTGAACTGATCGCCTACAACCTGGCGTATATGGTGGTCCTCGCCGTGCCGATGTCCCTCCTTATCGGCACCATGATGACGTTCGGACGCATCGCCGAATCCAGGGCCTGGGTCGTGATCAAGGCGTCCGGCGTCTCACCTGTCCGGCTTATCTGGCCCACGCTCCTGATTGGGGTATTTGTCGCGACCGGCATGACATACTTCAATAACCGTGTGTTGCCGGAAGCAAACTTCCGCGCCCGCAACCTGTGGTACGACATACGCAAGAAGCGCCCGGACTTCGAGTTGCGCCCCGGCATGTTCTACGAAGGAGTACGAGACTACAGCATCCTCGTGCAGCATGTTGCCGCCGGCTCCGGAACGCTTGAGGATATTCTCATCTATGACTACACGGACAATGCCCAGGCCGTGATCAAGGCGCGCGAGGGACGGCTGCTCCCCCTGCCGGATCGGCCGGAACTGGCGCTCACCCTGTTCGATGGCGAAATACATCGCATGCCGGAGGGGCAGCAGTTTTACCGAAGCGAAGAGCGCTACGAGCGGCTCACCTTCGACAGGTACCGCATGACGCTGGACGCTTCCGAATTCGCTTTCGAGCGTTCGGAGGAAAGCCGGACAAATCGTTCGGATCGCACCATGCCCACCCGGGACATGATCGGCTTCGTGGATTCCCTCCAGCAGAGCGTCGATTCGTCTCTTGTCCGCCTTGCCGCATATTTCAAACCGGGGAGCTTCGGGAGCAATGCGCCGGAGACCCGAATGCCGGGTACAAGAGAGCCCTTCCTTGCAGCGCTCCCGACCGAAGAAACCGGGATAGCCGCATCGGCCGGACGCGCTCCTCCGAGTGACGAACAGATCCTTACCAGAGCCATAGAGGATGCCCGGAATATCCGTATGGTCATGGACGATACGCAGCGCGGCATCGCCTGGGAATTGCAGCGCGCCGACCGGTTTCTCGTGGAGATCCACAAGAAGTACTCAATCGCTATCGCGTGTCTTATTTTCATGCTCATCGGCGCCCCCTTGGGACTGAGCACCCGGCGCAGCGGGCTCAGCTCGGCAGGCATTCCGGCAGCGGGCATCTTCCTTTTTTACTGGGTGACGCTCGTGCAGGGTGAAAAGCTGGCCGACCGCGGCTTTCTGGAGCCCTGGATCGGTATGTGGATCGCCAACCTTGTGATGATCGCGGCAGGACTATGGCTGATGGTCTACGTCACGCTGGATCTGCGCGCCACGCCACCTCTCCGCACCCGGCTTCTGCGCCTGTTGCAAAGACATAAATCCTGA
- a CDS encoding MBL fold metallo-hydrolase, whose translation MQIQGFTCNPFETNCYVCHDEGEAVLIDPSCSTPEECAQVERYIADRKLTVRRLLLTHGHIDHIFGCAHFARTFGMGFLMHREDRAFIVQAEAQAQFFGDSIETPPEPEGFLNEEDQVHFGNTSLDVLHTPGHSPGSISFYDAASQALISGDVLFQGSIGRTDLWRGDLPELMRSIFEKLVPLGDTVHVYPGHGPVTTIGEERQTNPFLLFPS comes from the coding sequence ATGCAGATACAGGGATTTACCTGCAATCCGTTCGAGACGAATTGTTATGTCTGCCATGACGAAGGCGAGGCGGTGCTGATCGATCCGTCCTGCTCGACCCCGGAAGAATGCGCACAGGTCGAACGCTACATCGCCGACCGGAAACTGACCGTCCGCCGCCTGCTGCTAACGCATGGACACATCGACCATATCTTCGGATGCGCCCACTTTGCGCGGACATTCGGGATGGGCTTTCTGATGCACCGCGAAGATCGGGCTTTTATTGTCCAGGCCGAGGCACAAGCTCAATTTTTCGGGGACTCCATCGAAACCCCGCCTGAACCGGAGGGCTTTCTGAACGAAGAAGACCAGGTGCATTTCGGCAACACATCGCTCGATGTGCTGCATACGCCGGGACATTCTCCGGGATCGATCTCCTTCTACGACGCCGCCTCGCAGGCACTGATTTCCGGAGATGTGCTGTTCCAGGGCTCCATCGGGCGGACGGATCTGTGGCGCGGCGACCTGCCCGAACTGATGCGGTCCATTTTCGAAAAGCTCGTTCCCCTCGGGGACACGGTGCATGTCTATCCTGGTCACGGCCCTGTCACGACCATTGGAGAGGAACGGCAAACGAACCCGTTCCTTCTATTCCCCTCATGA